Proteins encoded by one window of Streptomyces uncialis:
- a CDS encoding SH3 domain-containing protein: MRSTRFAVCAAAFGALAFPLAAAPTATAAAPTAAPAIFAEHGHRPCDRPGPWVIGTKAVTMRSKATTKSTAVGILYRGQSFTVHKTSGNWHHITNKTTKVKGWVSGTYVYRDVRMCLSY; encoded by the coding sequence ATGCGCTCGACCCGTTTCGCTGTCTGTGCCGCCGCTTTCGGCGCACTCGCGTTTCCTCTCGCCGCCGCACCGACGGCGACCGCCGCTGCCCCGACTGCCGCACCTGCCATCTTTGCCGAGCATGGCCATCGGCCGTGTGACCGGCCCGGACCGTGGGTGATCGGCACGAAGGCCGTCACCATGCGCTCCAAGGCGACCACCAAGTCCACGGCCGTCGGCATCCTCTACCGCGGGCAGAGTTTCACCGTCCACAAGACCAGCGGCAATTGGCACCACATCACCAACAAGACCACCAAGGTCAAGGGCTGGGTCTCGGGCACCTACGTCTACCGCGACGTCCGCATGTGCCTGAGCTACTAG